A genomic stretch from Haloferax sp. Atlit-12N includes:
- the pheA gene encoding prephenate dehydratase produces MQAVTLGPAGTYSHRAARAVADDVAFRESVTSIVQAVADGSFERGVVPIENSIEGSVTESLDAVANSDVSVVQEIVTPIRHALLAQSANFDVVASHSQALAQCRSYLDENYPDVTLEAVASTARGVERARADPTVAGIGHPDNASASHAEGSQTESDAPADDLEIIAEDIQDQSSNATRFLVIGPESARSDAGGKSSLVVYPNANYPGLLLELLEAFAERDINLSRIESRPSGNRLGDYLFHIDADAGLYEERMQEALEEVEGIARNGWVRVLGSYDTRHVLY; encoded by the coding sequence ATGCAGGCAGTCACGCTCGGCCCGGCGGGCACGTACTCCCATCGCGCCGCCCGCGCGGTCGCCGACGACGTCGCCTTCCGAGAATCGGTCACCTCTATCGTCCAAGCGGTCGCCGACGGGTCGTTCGAGCGCGGCGTCGTTCCCATCGAAAACAGCATCGAAGGGAGCGTCACCGAGAGCCTCGACGCCGTGGCGAACTCGGACGTGAGCGTCGTCCAAGAAATCGTCACGCCCATCCGCCACGCGCTGTTGGCCCAGAGCGCGAACTTCGACGTCGTCGCTAGCCACTCGCAGGCGCTCGCGCAGTGCCGGTCGTACCTCGACGAGAACTACCCCGACGTGACGCTCGAAGCCGTCGCCAGCACGGCCCGCGGCGTCGAGCGTGCCCGCGCCGACCCGACGGTCGCGGGCATCGGCCACCCGGACAACGCTTCCGCGTCACACGCGGAAGGCAGTCAGACGGAGTCTGACGCGCCTGCCGACGACCTCGAAATCATCGCCGAGGACATCCAAGACCAGTCGTCGAACGCGACGCGGTTCCTCGTCATCGGGCCCGAGTCCGCCCGCTCGGACGCCGGCGGCAAGAGTTCGCTCGTCGTCTACCCGAACGCGAACTACCCCGGTCTCCTCTTGGAACTGCTCGAAGCGTTCGCCGAACGCGACATCAACCTCTCGCGCATCGAGTCGCGCCCGAGCGGGAACCGCCTCGGCGACTACCTGTTCCACATCGACGCCGACGCCGGCCTCTACGAAGAGCGGATGCAGGAGGCGCTCGAAGAGGTCGAGGGCATCGCCCGCAACGGCTGGGTTCGCGTCCTCGGGTCGTACGACACGCGGCACGTGCTGTACTGA
- a CDS encoding DUF6498-containing protein: protein MPSSPRSVPSPPHSASSGSRLAASPVALAALVVANLVPLVGVVWFDWSLKALLVAYWLESGVVGLQNVPKILAASGRGDGGSSINATINGRQVDLSPPDDPRDGFHLYPSNVPIAGFFAMHYGIFWVVHGVFVWSFDAFAVGAGAVGGVPLGAVLLAAGATVLSHGGSFAANFVGREEYRSVSPGAQMSEPYRRVIVLHLTIILGAFLVAASGAPAAALVVMVVVKTALDAGAHLREHARAKKRAKQPEEPVSERIEVNDASA, encoded by the coding sequence ATGCCGTCGTCGCCGCGTTCCGTTCCCTCGCCGCCGCACTCCGCCTCCTCGGGGTCGCGTCTCGCCGCCTCGCCCGTCGCCCTCGCCGCGCTCGTGGTCGCGAACCTCGTCCCGCTCGTCGGCGTCGTCTGGTTCGACTGGAGCCTGAAGGCGCTCCTCGTCGCCTACTGGCTCGAAAGCGGCGTCGTCGGCCTCCAGAACGTCCCCAAGATTCTCGCCGCCAGCGGCCGCGGCGACGGCGGGTCGAGCATCAACGCCACCATCAACGGTCGGCAGGTGGACCTCTCGCCGCCCGACGACCCCCGCGACGGCTTTCACCTCTACCCCTCGAACGTCCCCATCGCGGGCTTTTTCGCCATGCACTACGGGATTTTCTGGGTCGTCCACGGCGTGTTCGTCTGGTCGTTCGACGCCTTCGCAGTCGGGGCCGGCGCGGTCGGCGGCGTCCCGCTCGGCGCGGTCCTCCTCGCGGCAGGCGCCACGGTCCTCAGCCACGGCGGGTCGTTCGCCGCCAACTTCGTCGGCCGCGAGGAGTACCGGAGCGTCTCGCCCGGCGCGCAGATGTCCGAACCGTACCGGCGGGTCATCGTCCTCCACCTGACTATCATCCTCGGCGCGTTCCTCGTCGCCGCCTCGGGCGCGCCCGCCGCGGCGCTCGTCGTCATGGTTGTCGTCAAAACCGCGCTCGATGCGGGCGCGCACCTCAGGGAGCATGCCCGAGCGAAAAAGCGGGCGAAACAGCCCGAAGAACCAGTCAGCGAGCGAATCGAGGTCAACGACGCATCGGCCTGA
- a CDS encoding preprotein translocase subunit Sec61beta, with product MSKGQNSGGLMSSAGLVRYFDAEDRNAIRVDPKTVVATGALFGIGILVLNALAI from the coding sequence ATGAGCAAGGGCCAGAACAGCGGCGGTCTGATGTCGAGCGCGGGCCTCGTCCGCTACTTCGACGCGGAGGACCGCAACGCGATTCGAGTCGACCCCAAGACCGTCGTCGCCACGGGAGCGCTGTTCGGCATCGGTATTCTGGTGCTGAACGCGCTCGCGATCTGA
- the hisE gene encoding phosphoribosyl-ATP diphosphatase, whose amino-acid sequence MDADTPTEEVLDELFATIESRKAELPEDSYTTTLFTHEKGENYVLEKLGEEMTETILAAKDDDDEELLYESADLVYHLLVLLSMKDASLDDLREELKARF is encoded by the coding sequence ATGGACGCCGACACCCCGACCGAGGAGGTCTTAGACGAACTCTTTGCGACCATCGAGTCGCGCAAGGCGGAACTCCCCGAGGACTCCTACACGACGACGCTTTTCACTCACGAGAAAGGCGAGAACTACGTCCTCGAAAAGCTCGGCGAGGAGATGACAGAGACCATCCTCGCGGCCAAAGACGACGACGACGAGGAACTGCTCTACGAGAGCGCCGACCTCGTCTACCACCTGCTCGTCCTGCTGTCGATGAAGGACGCCTCGCTCGACGACCTGCGCGAAGAGCTGAAAGCCCGCTTCTGA
- the pdxT gene encoding pyridoxal 5'-phosphate synthase glutaminase subunit PdxT — translation MTTLRAGVVAVQGDVSEHADAVERAAAAHGVDAEIVEIRSDGLVPDCDVLLMPGGESTTISRLLEREGIADEIRAHVDAGKPVLATCAGLIVASRDAKDDRVTTLDLLDVTVDRNAFGRQVDSFEAPLDVAGLDSPFPAVFIRAPLIDEVGEGVEVLAEWDGNPVAVRDGPVVGTSFHPELTPDSRIHDLAFFDELAVEVDA, via the coding sequence ATGACTACGCTACGCGCCGGCGTCGTCGCCGTACAGGGCGACGTGTCCGAGCACGCCGACGCCGTCGAGCGGGCCGCCGCGGCCCACGGCGTCGACGCCGAAATCGTCGAGATTCGAAGCGACGGCCTCGTCCCCGACTGCGACGTGTTACTCATGCCGGGCGGCGAGTCCACGACCATCTCCCGGCTTCTCGAACGCGAGGGCATCGCCGACGAGATTCGCGCCCACGTCGACGCCGGCAAACCCGTCCTCGCCACCTGCGCCGGCCTCATCGTCGCCTCCCGCGACGCCAAGGACGACCGCGTGACCACGCTCGACCTCCTCGACGTGACGGTCGACCGCAACGCCTTCGGCCGACAGGTCGACAGCTTCGAGGCCCCGCTGGACGTGGCCGGCCTCGACTCGCCGTTCCCCGCGGTGTTCATCCGCGCGCCCCTCATCGACGAGGTCGGCGAGGGCGTGGAGGTGCTCGCCGAGTGGGACGGCAACCCGGTCGCCGTCCGCGACGGCCCCGTCGTCGGTACCTCGTTCCACCCCGAACTGACGCCCGATAGCCGCATCCACGACCTCGCGTTCTTCGACGAACTCGCGGTCGAAGTCGACGCCTAA
- the phnE gene encoding phosphonate ABC transporter, permease protein PhnE: MSGGDSTSDDGARSGEDRHRDARTDGGAEAQSGSLNRALRDITLTKRIKWGMAFAISVVFGFFFFEALSEVGFSVAEILYYWPEFQNALGDFFPRTTLFGLPFVDFGSYWQFIQERDLFGAAIVTLAMGFAGTVLGIPGALLLGVLGSERVTPYPFNFIFRGTMSVIRAIPALVWALIYIPLGGVSPFTATLAIGTDTMGNLGRLFTDALEEVEDGPIEAIESTGANRRQTVVFGMLSQVFTPFIAWTMYILEINTRIAVTMGLIGGGGIGYVLQTQRSLFKYTNMMATILVIFVLVVSVEFVSQRVRSYIRGEEEESMSVLKLIIEFPQRMARSIWE; encoded by the coding sequence ATGAGCGGCGGCGACTCGACCTCGGACGACGGCGCGCGAAGCGGCGAGGACCGACACCGCGACGCCCGAACCGACGGCGGTGCCGAAGCCCAGTCGGGGTCGCTCAACCGCGCGCTCCGGGACATTACCCTCACGAAGCGAATCAAGTGGGGGATGGCGTTCGCCATCTCGGTCGTCTTCGGCTTTTTCTTCTTCGAGGCGCTCTCGGAGGTCGGCTTCTCCGTCGCCGAAATCCTCTACTACTGGCCGGAGTTCCAGAACGCCCTCGGGGACTTCTTCCCGCGGACGACGCTGTTCGGCCTCCCGTTCGTCGATTTCGGCTCCTACTGGCAGTTCATCCAGGAGCGCGACCTGTTCGGCGCGGCCATCGTCACGCTGGCGATGGGCTTCGCCGGGACCGTCCTCGGCATCCCCGGTGCGCTCCTCCTCGGCGTCCTCGGCTCCGAGCGCGTGACGCCCTACCCGTTCAACTTCATCTTCCGCGGCACGATGAGCGTCATCCGCGCCATCCCGGCGCTCGTCTGGGCGCTCATCTACATCCCGCTCGGCGGCGTCTCGCCGTTCACGGCGACGCTCGCCATCGGGACCGACACGATGGGCAACCTCGGCCGCCTGTTTACCGACGCGCTCGAAGAGGTCGAAGACGGCCCAATAGAGGCCATCGAATCGACCGGCGCGAACCGCCGACAGACGGTCGTCTTCGGGATGCTCTCGCAGGTGTTCACACCGTTCATCGCGTGGACGATGTACATCCTCGAAATCAACACGCGCATCGCCGTCACCATGGGGCTCATCGGCGGCGGCGGTATCGGCTACGTCCTGCAGACCCAGCGGAGCCTGTTCAAGTACACGAACATGATGGCGACCATCCTCGTCATCTTCGTGCTCGTCGTCTCCGTCGAGTTCGTGAGCCAGCGCGTGCGCTCGTACATCCGCGGCGAGGAAGAAGAGAGCATGAGCGTCCTCAAACTCATCATCGAGTTCCCCCAGCGGATGGCTCGCTCCATCTGGGAGTAA
- a CDS encoding DUF5786 family protein yields the protein MGFGSYDESEQGDQNVDFDEEDGVTTSEEKHEGEVDFEIGASNDELLDRLQEIKDE from the coding sequence ATGGGATTTGGGAGCTACGACGAGTCCGAACAAGGAGACCAGAACGTCGACTTCGACGAGGAAGACGGCGTCACGACGAGTGAGGAGAAACACGAGGGCGAAGTCGATTTCGAAATCGGCGCGTCCAACGACGAACTCCTCGACCGGCTCCAGGAGATTAAAGACGAGTGA
- a CDS encoding MBL fold metallo-hydrolase produces the protein MEVIPVTADAETFTCNAYLVLGARTVLVDAGTMPGVESVVAEHTDDLDAVVVTHQHSDHVGELDAVVERFDPDVYAYADHPLRTHELEDGDHVEMGDESFEVVYTPGHADDHVSLVSGRSLFSGDVFVYNDGAFDDGSFGRTDMPGQSRERLISSLHTLLDRLPSTVEALYAGHGDPFENEAGGDTVRDALERAIERAERHEPKYPEA, from the coding sequence ATGGAAGTCATCCCAGTCACCGCCGACGCCGAGACCTTCACCTGCAACGCCTACCTCGTCCTCGGCGCGCGAACCGTCCTCGTCGACGCCGGGACGATGCCCGGCGTCGAGTCGGTCGTCGCAGAACACACAGACGACCTCGACGCGGTGGTCGTCACCCACCAGCACTCGGACCACGTGGGCGAACTCGACGCGGTGGTCGAGCGGTTCGACCCGGACGTGTACGCCTACGCCGACCACCCGCTTCGGACCCACGAACTCGAAGACGGCGACCACGTGGAGATGGGCGACGAGTCGTTCGAGGTCGTCTACACGCCGGGTCACGCCGACGACCACGTCTCGCTCGTGAGCGGGCGGTCGCTGTTCTCCGGCGACGTGTTCGTCTACAACGACGGCGCGTTCGACGACGGCAGTTTCGGCCGCACCGACATGCCGGGCCAGTCCCGCGAGCGCCTCATCAGCAGCCTGCACACGCTCCTCGACCGCCTGCCCTCGACGGTCGAGGCGCTGTACGCCGGCCACGGCGACCCCTTCGAGAACGAGGCCGGCGGTGACACCGTCCGCGATGCGCTCGAACGCGCCATCGAGCGCGCGGAGCGCCACGAGCCGAAGTATCCGGAGGCCTGA
- a CDS encoding DUF99 family protein, with translation MKPGSRALGVAESSPGAARAPTDDADDAHFSTDPSPESVLCGAVVRADRVVDGLAFETCTVGGDDATDAIASLYASLGREDVRYLLVSGIAPAWFNLVDIERLAADLDRPVLSVSFEESEGLEPALAEQFSGAALDRRLATYRAAPSRRPLDVNGESVFVRAAGCDDDEAARVVRGFTPTGGRPEPIRVARMAARAARRFAGD, from the coding sequence GTGAAGCCGGGGTCTCGCGCCCTCGGGGTCGCGGAATCTTCCCCCGGGGCGGCGCGCGCACCCACAGACGACGCTGACGACGCTCATTTTTCGACAGACCCGTCTCCGGAGAGCGTCCTCTGCGGCGCGGTCGTCCGCGCCGACCGGGTCGTCGACGGCCTCGCCTTCGAGACGTGCACCGTCGGCGGCGACGACGCGACCGACGCCATCGCTTCGCTGTACGCCTCGCTCGGCCGCGAGGACGTGCGCTACCTGCTCGTCTCCGGTATCGCCCCGGCGTGGTTCAACCTCGTCGATATCGAACGCCTCGCGGCGGACCTCGACCGCCCGGTGCTCTCGGTCTCCTTCGAGGAGAGCGAGGGGCTCGAACCCGCGCTCGCCGAGCAGTTCTCGGGCGCGGCGCTCGACCGACGACTCGCCACGTACCGCGCGGCCCCGTCCCGCCGACCGCTCGATGTGAACGGCGAGTCGGTGTTCGTCCGGGCCGCGGGCTGTGACGACGACGAGGCCGCGCGGGTCGTCCGCGGCTTTACCCCGACCGGCGGCCGCCCCGAGCCGATTCGCGTGGCCCGGATGGCGGCCCGCGCCGCGCGACGCTTCGCCGGGGATTAA
- the trxA gene encoding thioredoxin: MRRDTMTVRLLDFYADWCGPCKTQDPILDDLEGDYENVEFVKVDVDEEQDVANQYQVRSLPTLIVENDDGIVDRFVGVTQRDDIESALSQAGA; the protein is encoded by the coding sequence TTGCGTCGGGATACGATGACTGTTCGACTCTTGGACTTCTACGCGGACTGGTGCGGCCCTTGTAAGACGCAGGACCCGATTCTCGACGACCTCGAGGGCGACTACGAGAACGTCGAGTTCGTCAAGGTCGACGTCGACGAGGAACAGGACGTTGCCAACCAGTATCAGGTTCGCTCGCTCCCGACGCTCATCGTCGAGAACGACGACGGCATCGTCGACCGTTTCGTTGGCGTCACCCAGCGCGACGACATCGAATCGGCGCTGAGCCAGGCCGGCGCGTAG
- the hisH gene encoding imidazole glycerol phosphate synthase subunit HisH: MSTTQPPEETLADVVMVDYGLGNLRSAMRGLERAGANVVVSDDPADFDDADGIVLPGVGAFSEGMENAGPFREPLAEAAADGTPIFGICLGMQMLLTSSEEADHAGEGEVEGLDFIPGRNVRFDEGQKVPHMGWNELNVQRDHPLVEGVDGEYAYFVHSYYADPDDEDAVVASTDYGVAFPAVVANEEGTVFGTQFHPEKSGETGLTILRNFVEFCAER; this comes from the coding sequence ATGAGCACGACACAACCGCCCGAGGAGACCCTCGCCGACGTGGTGATGGTGGACTACGGGCTCGGAAACCTCCGGAGCGCCATGCGCGGGCTCGAACGCGCCGGGGCGAACGTCGTCGTCTCCGACGACCCGGCCGACTTCGACGACGCCGACGGCATCGTCCTCCCCGGCGTCGGCGCGTTCTCCGAGGGCATGGAGAACGCCGGCCCGTTCCGCGAACCACTCGCTGAGGCCGCCGCCGACGGGACGCCCATCTTCGGTATCTGTCTCGGGATGCAGATGCTGCTTACCTCCTCCGAGGAGGCCGACCACGCGGGCGAGGGCGAGGTCGAAGGTCTCGACTTCATCCCCGGCCGCAACGTCCGCTTCGACGAGGGACAGAAGGTCCCGCACATGGGCTGGAACGAACTCAACGTCCAACGCGACCACCCGCTCGTCGAGGGCGTCGACGGCGAGTACGCCTACTTCGTCCACTCCTACTACGCCGACCCCGACGACGAGGACGCGGTCGTCGCCTCGACCGACTACGGCGTGGCGTTCCCCGCGGTCGTCGCCAACGAGGAGGGCACCGTCTTCGGCACGCAGTTCCACCCCGAGAAGTCCGGCGAGACCGGGCTGACCATCCTCCGCAACTTCGTCGAGTTCTGCGCGGAGCGATAG
- a CDS encoding uracil-DNA glycosylase family protein, whose translation MEHMEGLCVTGCERCPELVDSRSRIVNGVGPDDADLLFLGEAPGAKEDEGGEPFVGRSGSVLDDALREAGLARADVRITNCVRCRPPDNRDPTSDELSNCRGYLARELELVDPELIVTLGKVPSQHLLERGVAITNESGSVVDARVGDASYRVLLSVHPAATLYDRSQREGFFETIARAADLSGLADSSDGQASLGDF comes from the coding sequence ATGGAACACATGGAGGGCCTCTGCGTGACGGGCTGTGAGCGATGCCCCGAACTCGTCGATTCGCGGAGTCGCATCGTCAACGGGGTCGGTCCCGACGACGCCGACCTGCTCTTCCTCGGCGAAGCGCCGGGCGCGAAGGAAGACGAGGGGGGCGAGCCGTTCGTGGGTCGCTCCGGCTCCGTGCTGGACGACGCGCTCCGCGAGGCCGGCCTCGCCCGCGCCGACGTTCGAATCACCAACTGCGTGCGGTGCCGACCGCCGGACAACCGCGACCCGACGAGCGACGAACTGTCGAACTGCCGGGGCTACCTCGCCCGCGAACTCGAACTCGTCGACCCCGAGCTAATCGTCACGCTCGGGAAAGTGCCCTCACAGCACCTGCTCGAACGTGGCGTCGCCATCACGAACGAGTCCGGGTCGGTCGTGGACGCCCGCGTCGGCGACGCCTCCTACCGCGTCCTCCTGTCGGTTCACCCCGCGGCGACGCTCTACGACCGGAGCCAGCGCGAGGGCTTCTTCGAGACTATCGCGCGCGCCGCCGACCTCTCGGGACTTGCCGACTCCTCGGACGGACAGGCCAGTCTCGGCGACTTCTGA
- a CDS encoding phosphonate ABC transporter ATP-binding protein: MSTIEVRNLTKAFGDVRALDDVSFTIEDGEFAVLLGQSGAGKSTLLRCLNGLTKPTSGEIRIDGEPVKGPRDDVAMIFQQHYVLGQLSAYGNALTGALNRTSFFRSLVGWHAEEDKYEALRALETVGLLDQANQRTRSMSGGQQQRVGIARALVQGPSLLLADEPVASLDPASAETVMGYIRSAAAERDLSTLASLHQVNLAREFGERFLALRDGELVFDGYREDLTVDVIDRIYGDVQTADIREGTEVSA, encoded by the coding sequence ATGAGTACCATCGAAGTACGTAACCTCACGAAAGCGTTCGGCGACGTCCGGGCGTTGGACGACGTCTCTTTCACCATCGAGGACGGCGAGTTCGCCGTGCTCCTCGGGCAGTCGGGGGCGGGGAAGTCCACGCTCCTTCGCTGTCTGAACGGCCTGACGAAACCAACGTCCGGCGAGATTCGAATCGACGGCGAACCGGTCAAAGGCCCGCGCGACGACGTGGCCATGATTTTCCAGCAACACTACGTGCTGGGTCAGCTCAGCGCCTACGGCAACGCGCTGACCGGCGCGCTCAACCGGACCTCGTTCTTCCGTAGCCTCGTCGGCTGGCACGCGGAGGAAGACAAGTACGAGGCGCTCCGCGCGCTGGAGACCGTCGGATTACTCGACCAGGCGAACCAGCGGACTCGAAGCATGAGCGGCGGCCAGCAACAGCGCGTTGGTATCGCCCGCGCGCTCGTGCAGGGCCCGAGTCTGCTTTTGGCCGACGAACCCGTCGCCAGCCTCGACCCCGCCAGCGCCGAGACGGTGATGGGCTACATCCGAAGCGCGGCCGCGGAGCGCGACCTCTCGACGCTCGCGAGCCTCCACCAGGTGAACCTCGCCCGCGAGTTCGGGGAGCGGTTCCTCGCGCTCCGTGACGGGGAACTCGTCTTCGACGGCTACCGCGAGGACCTGACGGTCGACGTCATCGACCGCATCTACGGCGACGTCCAGACCGCGGACATCCGCGAGGGGACCGAGGTGAGCGCATGA
- a CDS encoding 50S ribosomal protein L40e: protein MASDAATKRTLEKQICMRCNARNPQKAKQCRKCGYKHLRPKSKERRAA, encoded by the coding sequence ATGGCTAGTGACGCTGCGACGAAGCGGACGCTCGAGAAGCAGATCTGCATGCGGTGCAACGCGCGCAACCCCCAGAAGGCAAAGCAGTGCCGCAAATGCGGCTACAAGCACCTTCGACCCAAGTCGAAGGAACGCCGCGCCGCGTAA
- the hsp14 gene encoding archaeal heat shock protein Hsp14 — translation MMRRTNPFDDFEELFERMSRQFDEMGRQFDRSGMMAQVRHEMAIDVTDHDGEIVVTVDLPGYEKEDISLSVANRTLTVEATREMSDEQADGEYLRRERRHESARRTIRLPETVDEDGASASYHNGVLMVTLPKRDVEPDDSRRIDID, via the coding sequence ATGATGCGACGTACCAACCCCTTCGACGACTTCGAGGAACTGTTCGAGCGAATGTCCCGCCAGTTCGACGAGATGGGACGACAGTTCGACCGCTCGGGCATGATGGCGCAGGTCCGCCACGAGATGGCTATCGACGTCACCGACCACGACGGCGAAATCGTCGTCACGGTCGACCTCCCGGGCTACGAGAAGGAGGACATCTCCCTGTCGGTCGCCAACCGCACGCTGACCGTCGAGGCGACGCGCGAGATGTCCGACGAGCAGGCCGACGGCGAGTATCTCCGCCGCGAGCGCCGCCACGAGTCCGCCCGCCGCACGATTCGTCTCCCCGAGACGGTCGACGAGGACGGCGCGTCCGCCAGCTACCACAACGGCGTGCTGATGGTCACTCTCCCCAAGCGCGACGTCGAACCCGACGACTCCCGCCGCATCGACATCGACTGA
- the hsp14 gene encoding archaeal heat shock protein Hsp14 has product MQRNPFDEIEDLFDRMGRSFEESGIGRFQDISLDVVDADEAIEVVADLPGFEKDDLDVSVSGRRLTIAADHEESSEVDDDQYVRREQSQRSVSRTITLPTEVVRDEVAASYRNGVLTVTLPKAEPAGDDSTQIDIE; this is encoded by the coding sequence ATGCAGCGAAATCCATTCGACGAGATAGAAGACCTGTTCGACCGGATGGGCCGGTCGTTCGAGGAGTCCGGTATCGGCCGGTTCCAAGACATCTCCCTCGATGTCGTCGATGCCGACGAGGCAATCGAGGTCGTCGCCGACCTCCCCGGTTTCGAGAAGGACGACCTCGACGTGAGCGTCAGCGGGCGGCGACTCACCATCGCGGCCGACCACGAGGAGTCGAGCGAGGTCGACGACGACCAGTACGTCCGCCGCGAGCAGAGCCAGCGGTCGGTCTCCCGGACGATTACGCTCCCCACCGAGGTCGTGCGCGACGAGGTGGCCGCGTCGTACCGAAACGGCGTCCTGACCGTGACACTCCCGAAGGCCGAACCCGCGGGCGACGACTCGACGCAAATCGACATCGAGTGA
- the phnD gene encoding phosphate/phosphite/phosphonate ABC transporter substrate-binding protein, whose protein sequence is MSSRRSFLKKTGALGAVGLSGLSGCIGSVTGGSDSVNFLLTPSESDVDIQQQYQPLFEYLESETDVTVESSVAADYAAVYQAFKSGQADLADSSPTIAIQGGNEGVTEVMGIRVAYGAAKYFSIMTTTPDSGIEELTDLEGETIAFADRLSTSGSLFPLYMLNQAGLDTGNAPDGEPVDFTGQWSDHATARETLVNRDEVVAAGTGAFSTAPHVPKDQFPQRFLDTSAENDGDLGTAEPELQLLAASDPIPRAPIIVRSELESGLKSSMTDALTSVTQDDLINEDLGDDQQLWFTGVEPGTVDDYQPIQNVIDTLGISLGQ, encoded by the coding sequence ATGTCTTCCCGACGGAGTTTCCTCAAGAAGACTGGCGCGCTCGGCGCGGTCGGTCTTTCGGGGTTGAGCGGGTGTATCGGTAGTGTCACGGGTGGGTCGGATTCGGTCAACTTCCTCCTTACGCCGTCCGAATCGGACGTCGACATTCAACAGCAGTATCAGCCGCTGTTCGAGTACCTCGAATCCGAGACGGACGTGACCGTCGAGTCGTCGGTCGCCGCGGACTACGCCGCGGTGTACCAGGCGTTCAAATCCGGGCAGGCCGACCTCGCCGACTCGTCGCCGACCATCGCCATCCAGGGCGGCAACGAGGGCGTCACCGAGGTCATGGGCATCCGCGTGGCCTACGGCGCCGCGAAGTACTTCTCGATTATGACGACGACGCCAGACAGCGGTATCGAGGAACTCACCGACCTCGAAGGCGAGACCATCGCGTTCGCCGACCGCCTCTCGACGAGCGGGTCGCTGTTCCCGCTGTACATGCTGAACCAGGCCGGTCTCGACACGGGCAACGCCCCCGACGGCGAGCCCGTCGACTTCACCGGCCAGTGGTCCGACCACGCGACCGCCCGCGAGACGCTCGTCAACCGCGACGAGGTCGTCGCCGCCGGCACGGGCGCGTTCTCGACCGCGCCGCACGTCCCGAAAGACCAGTTCCCCCAGCGGTTCCTCGACACCTCCGCCGAGAACGACGGCGACCTCGGGACCGCGGAGCCCGAACTCCAACTGCTCGCGGCCTCCGACCCCATCCCGCGCGCGCCGATAATCGTGCGCTCCGAACTGGAATCCGGCCTGAAGTCGTCGATGACGGACGCGCTCACGAGCGTCACGCAGGACGACCTCATCAACGAGGACCTCGGCGACGACCAACAGCTCTGGTTCACCGGCGTCGAACCGGGCACCGTCGATGACTACCAGCCGATTCAGAACGTCATCGACACGCTCGGAATCTCCCTCGGACAGTAA